Proteins co-encoded in one Streptococcus parauberis NCFD 2020 genomic window:
- a CDS encoding DEAD/DEAH box helicase: protein MKFTEFNLSEDIQSAVVTAGFEKASPIQEMTIPLALEGKDVIGQAQTGTGKTAAFGLPTLNKVRTDENIIQALVIAPTRELAVQSQEELFRFGRDKGVKVRSVYGGSSIDKQIKALKSGAHIVVGTPGRLLDLIKRKALKLDHVETLILDEADEMLNMGFLEDIEAIISRVPANRQTLLFSATMPAPIKQIGVKFMKEPEHVQIKNKELTNVNVEQFYVRVKEQEKFDTMTRLMDVDQPELSIVFGRTKRRVDEITRGLKLRGFRAEGIHGDLDQNKRLRVIRDFKGDQVDILVATDVAARGLDISDVTHVYNYDITQDPESYVHRIGRTGRAGKSGESITFVSPNEMGYLSMIENLTKKQMTPLKPATAEEAFQAKKKVALKKIERDFADETIRSNFDKFKDDAIQLASEFTPEELALYILSLTVQDPADQPEVEIAREKPLPFKYVGGGHGGGKSGKGGRGRNDRGRGGNRGRRDDRRGGSRDDREGDRRKNKRDSHDASSTGSRKPKRNAKDFYNKDTKSSSKDKGFVIRNKSN from the coding sequence TTGAAATTTACAGAATTTAACTTATCAGAAGACATCCAATCAGCAGTAGTAACAGCTGGTTTTGAAAAAGCATCTCCAATCCAAGAGATGACTATTCCATTAGCCCTTGAGGGTAAAGATGTTATTGGACAGGCACAAACAGGTACTGGTAAAACAGCAGCATTTGGTTTGCCAACTTTAAACAAGGTCCGTACGGATGAAAATATCATTCAGGCTCTTGTAATTGCACCTACTCGTGAACTTGCTGTTCAGAGTCAGGAAGAATTGTTCCGTTTTGGTCGTGATAAGGGCGTTAAGGTTCGCTCAGTTTACGGTGGATCAAGTATCGACAAACAAATTAAAGCTTTGAAATCAGGAGCTCATATTGTAGTTGGTACCCCAGGACGTCTATTAGATTTAATTAAGCGTAAAGCCTTAAAATTAGATCATGTTGAAACATTAATCCTTGATGAAGCAGATGAAATGCTTAATATGGGATTCCTTGAAGATATCGAAGCAATCATCAGCCGAGTTCCTGCTAATCGTCAGACTTTGCTATTTTCTGCTACTATGCCAGCTCCGATTAAACAAATTGGTGTTAAGTTCATGAAAGAACCTGAGCATGTGCAAATTAAAAATAAAGAATTAACTAACGTTAATGTTGAACAATTTTACGTTCGTGTTAAGGAACAAGAAAAATTTGATACTATGACACGTTTGATGGACGTTGATCAACCAGAACTTTCAATTGTATTTGGTCGGACAAAACGTCGTGTAGACGAGATTACTCGTGGTTTAAAATTACGTGGTTTCCGTGCTGAAGGTATTCATGGTGACCTTGATCAGAATAAACGTTTACGTGTTATTCGTGATTTTAAAGGTGACCAAGTTGATATTCTAGTAGCAACAGACGTGGCTGCGCGTGGATTAGATATTTCTGACGTTACTCACGTTTATAACTACGATATTACTCAAGATCCAGAAAGCTATGTTCACCGTATTGGACGTACTGGCCGTGCTGGTAAATCAGGTGAATCAATCACTTTCGTTTCCCCAAATGAAATGGGTTACTTAAGCATGATTGAGAACCTCACTAAGAAACAAATGACACCACTTAAACCAGCGACAGCTGAAGAAGCTTTTCAAGCTAAGAAGAAAGTGGCTCTTAAAAAGATTGAACGTGATTTTGCAGATGAAACGATTCGTTCTAACTTTGATAAATTCAAAGATGATGCCATCCAGCTTGCTTCTGAATTTACACCTGAAGAATTGGCTTTATACATCTTAAGCTTAACTGTTCAAGATCCAGCTGATCAACCAGAAGTTGAAATCGCTCGTGAAAAACCATTACCATTTAAATATGTTGGTGGTGGCCATGGTGGTGGCAAGAGTGGTAAAGGCGGACGTGGTCGTAATGATCGTGGCCGTGGTGGAAATCGTGGTAGACGTGATGACCGTCGTGGTGGATCTCGTGATGATCGTGAAGGCGACCGTCGTAAAAATAAACGTGATAGCCATGACGCAAGTTCAACTGGCTCACGTAAACCTAAACGCAATGCAAAAGATTTTTACAATAAAGATACAAAATCTTCAAGTAAAGATAAGGGATTTGTTATCCGTAACAAGTCAAACTAA
- a CDS encoding Cof-type HAD-IIB family hydrolase → MNYKGIVFFDLDGTLLDATSHVSADNRLALNQLRANGYLPVIATGRSVLELENILEESGISSVAMLNGMVVQVEGQIIFKETIDNADIEETLKIANELGESIAYYTPDELVLAGLSEGLRGHFAYFHGPLPRIDKDYFKEEDVNMLLVGGAVKNNDHFYQEGVPNLKFLRNSPFSIDVVKKGYNKGTGVALIKKALQSEHLPTYGFGDGGNDLDLLAAVDHPVAMENAIPDLKELAEFITHKNTEDGIAFGLRHYGLI, encoded by the coding sequence ATGAACTATAAAGGAATTGTATTTTTTGACTTAGATGGCACCTTACTTGATGCCACTTCACATGTTTCTGCGGATAATAGACTAGCATTGAATCAGCTAAGAGCCAATGGCTATTTACCTGTTATTGCAACTGGTCGTTCTGTACTTGAATTGGAAAATATATTAGAGGAATCAGGCATTTCTTCCGTAGCCATGCTTAATGGAATGGTAGTTCAAGTTGAAGGACAAATTATCTTCAAAGAAACAATTGATAACGCAGATATTGAGGAAACGCTCAAAATTGCAAATGAGCTTGGAGAAAGTATTGCATACTATACTCCAGATGAATTAGTCTTGGCTGGTTTATCTGAAGGCTTGAGAGGTCACTTTGCTTATTTTCATGGACCACTCCCTCGTATTGATAAAGATTATTTCAAAGAAGAAGATGTTAATATGCTTCTGGTAGGTGGGGCAGTTAAAAATAATGACCACTTCTACCAGGAAGGTGTTCCTAACCTAAAATTTTTACGGAATAGCCCCTTCTCTATTGATGTAGTCAAAAAAGGTTATAATAAGGGAACTGGTGTTGCTTTGATTAAAAAAGCCCTGCAGTCTGAGCACCTACCAACCTATGGCTTTGGTGACGGAGGAAATGATTTAGACTTACTAGCTGCCGTTGACCATCCAGTTGCTATGGAAAATGCCATTCCTGATCTGAAAGAATTAGCTGAATTTATTACCCATAAAAATACTGAAGACGGAATAGCTTTTGGACTTAGACATTATGGATTGATTTAA
- a CDS encoding peptide chain release factor 3 produces the protein MSLNEEIKKRRTFAIISHPDAGKTTITEQLLYFGGEIREAGTVKGKKTGTFAKSDWMDIEKQRGISVTSSVMQFDYAGKRVNILDTPGHEDFSEDTYRTLMAVDAAVMVIDSAKGIEAQTKKLFEVVKHRNIPVFTFVNKLDRDGREPLELLEELEEVLGIASYPMNWPIGMGRAFEGLYDLHNQRLELYKGEQRFANFDEGNSLFSNNPFYEQAREDIELLEEAGNEFSKQAILDGELTPVFFGSALTNFGVQTFLDTFLQFAPEPHGHKTTEDKMIDPLDKDFSGFVFKIQANMDPRHRDRIAFVRIVSGEFEKGMSVNLTRTGKGAKLSNVTQFMAESRENVQNAVAGDIIGVYDTGTYQVGDTLTVGKNKFEFEPLPTFTPELFMKVSAKNVMKQKSFHKGMEQLVQEGAVQLYKNFQTGEYMLGAVGQLQFEVFKHRMEGEYNAEVVMTPMGKKTVRWISEDDLDQRMSSSRNILAKDRFDQPVFLFENDFALRWFADKYPDVKLEEKM, from the coding sequence ATGTCATTAAATGAAGAAATAAAAAAACGTCGCACTTTTGCCATCATCAGTCACCCGGATGCTGGTAAAACGACAATTACTGAGCAATTACTTTACTTTGGAGGAGAAATTCGCGAAGCAGGTACAGTTAAAGGGAAAAAAACCGGAACCTTTGCTAAATCGGACTGGATGGATATTGAGAAACAACGTGGTATCTCTGTTACTTCATCAGTAATGCAATTTGATTATGCTGGAAAACGCGTTAATATCCTAGATACTCCAGGGCATGAGGATTTCTCTGAGGATACCTACCGGACTTTGATGGCGGTAGACGCAGCAGTTATGGTTATTGACTCTGCAAAAGGGATTGAAGCACAAACTAAAAAGTTATTTGAAGTTGTTAAACACCGTAATATTCCAGTGTTTACCTTTGTCAATAAGTTGGATAGAGATGGTCGTGAACCACTTGAATTACTAGAAGAACTTGAAGAAGTACTCGGTATTGCCTCTTATCCAATGAACTGGCCAATTGGTATGGGAAGAGCTTTTGAAGGTCTATATGATTTGCACAACCAACGCTTAGAGCTTTATAAAGGCGAGCAACGATTTGCTAATTTCGATGAAGGGAATTCACTTTTCTCAAACAATCCTTTCTATGAACAGGCTCGAGAGGACATTGAATTGTTAGAAGAAGCTGGAAATGAATTTTCAAAACAAGCTATTCTTGATGGTGAATTGACCCCTGTATTTTTCGGTTCAGCTTTAACAAACTTTGGTGTACAAACCTTCTTAGATACCTTTTTGCAATTTGCTCCAGAACCGCACGGCCATAAAACAACTGAAGATAAAATGATTGATCCATTAGACAAAGATTTTTCAGGATTTGTCTTCAAAATTCAAGCAAATATGGATCCTCGTCACAGAGACAGAATTGCCTTTGTAAGGATTGTCTCAGGGGAATTTGAAAAAGGGATGTCTGTCAATTTAACCCGGACAGGTAAAGGTGCCAAATTATCAAATGTCACACAGTTTATGGCAGAATCTCGTGAGAATGTTCAGAATGCAGTAGCTGGTGATATCATAGGTGTTTATGATACTGGGACTTACCAAGTTGGAGATACACTGACAGTTGGTAAAAATAAATTTGAGTTTGAACCATTACCAACCTTTACACCTGAATTATTTATGAAAGTCTCAGCAAAAAATGTCATGAAACAAAAATCATTCCATAAAGGAATGGAACAATTGGTTCAAGAAGGTGCAGTTCAACTCTATAAAAATTTCCAAACTGGCGAGTATATGTTAGGAGCAGTTGGTCAATTGCAGTTTGAAGTGTTCAAACATCGTATGGAAGGTGAATACAATGCCGAGGTTGTCATGACGCCAATGGGTAAAAAGACTGTTCGTTGGATTAGTGAGGATGACCTTGATCAACGTATGTCATCAAGCCGAAACATTTTAGCCAAAGACCGTTTCGATCAACCTGTCTTCTTATTTGAAAATGATTTTGCACTAAGATGGTTTGCGGATAAATATCCTGATGTTAAATTAGAAGAAAAAATGTAA
- a CDS encoding TMEM164-related integral membrane acyltransferase, with protein sequence MDFFSLKPIGIPHITSVFYLGTILIACMLVMMTSRLQDSKFYGKMFIWLQITQIFSLYIWYLFKGFPLNEALPFYHCRIAMLAVFLLPNGSRFKQLFMKLGIGGTFLALISPDFYPYSLFHVTNVAFYLGHYALLVNGLLYLYHYQEQPLAPTALFRDLAYINFFILMVNLMTKGNYGFLTDLPIFHSHHLVFNYIVVTSGLTVMIKTVEYLFDKSQENSQTMIKVVARK encoded by the coding sequence ATGGATTTTTTTAGTTTAAAACCAATTGGAATACCACATATTACGTCTGTTTTTTATCTTGGAACAATTCTTATAGCTTGTATGCTAGTGATGATGACAAGTAGATTACAAGATTCAAAGTTTTATGGCAAGATGTTTATATGGCTTCAAATTACACAAATTTTTTCTCTATATATTTGGTATCTCTTTAAGGGCTTTCCGCTAAATGAAGCATTGCCTTTTTACCATTGTCGGATTGCCATGTTGGCCGTATTTTTATTACCAAATGGTAGTCGGTTTAAGCAATTGTTTATGAAACTAGGTATAGGTGGTACATTCCTAGCTTTGATTTCACCAGATTTTTATCCCTATTCCTTATTTCATGTGACCAATGTTGCATTCTATTTAGGTCATTATGCTCTATTGGTGAATGGTCTCCTATACTTATATCACTATCAAGAGCAACCTTTGGCTCCAACTGCTTTATTTAGAGATTTGGCCTATATTAATTTTTTCATCCTAATGGTAAATCTTATGACAAAAGGAAATTACGGTTTTTTAACCGATCTTCCAATTTTTCACTCCCATCATTTAGTATTCAATTATATAGTAGTGACCAGTGGACTAACAGTTATGATAAAAACAGTGGAATATCTCTTCGATAAGAGTCAAGAAAATAGTCAAACAATGATAAAGGTCGTTGCTCGAAAGTAA
- a CDS encoding UDP-N-acetylmuramoyl-tripeptide--D-alanyl-D-alanine ligase, translated as MKLSLHEIAKVVEAQNSLSEFDDVPLNQIEFDSRKIVKGDLFLPLKGERDGHDFIELAFEKGAAATFSEHPIEGKPYLLVNDCLHAYQTLAKYYIEKMRLDVIAVTGSNGKTSTKDMIEAVLATTYKTYKTQGNYNNEIGLPYTVLHMPDETEKVVLEMGQDHMGDIHLLSEIAQPRIAVLTIVAEAHLEFFGSREKIAQGKMQIVDGMDSHGILLAPGDPIIDPYLPDNQMVIRFGEGEEIFVKDIKEDKNSLTFTTNVLDQAVTLPLSGKYNATNAMIAAYVGKLLAVSDEDIVEALESVQLTKNRTEWKKAANGADILSDVYNANPTAMQLILETFSNIPNNPDGKKIAVLADMKELGPDSVSLHSKLIMSLSPEKIDTLIFYGQDIQELSQLASQMFPIGHVYFFKKDEQLDQFEELCQLTKEKLGQNDQILLKGSNSMHLDRLVEYLELNN; from the coding sequence ATGAAACTATCATTACATGAAATTGCAAAAGTTGTGGAGGCTCAAAATTCACTTTCTGAATTTGACGACGTTCCTCTGAATCAAATTGAATTTGACAGCCGGAAAATTGTAAAAGGCGACCTTTTTTTACCTTTAAAAGGTGAAAGAGATGGTCATGACTTTATTGAACTGGCTTTTGAAAAAGGAGCAGCGGCCACTTTTTCTGAGCATCCTATTGAGGGGAAACCTTATTTATTGGTAAATGATTGTTTACATGCCTATCAAACATTAGCAAAATATTATATTGAAAAAATGCGTCTGGATGTCATTGCCGTAACTGGATCTAATGGAAAAACCAGTACAAAAGATATGATTGAAGCAGTACTTGCTACTACTTATAAAACTTATAAGACACAAGGTAACTATAACAATGAGATTGGTTTACCTTATACTGTTTTACATATGCCTGATGAAACTGAAAAAGTTGTGCTTGAAATGGGACAAGATCATATGGGTGATATCCATTTATTATCAGAGATTGCTCAACCTCGTATTGCTGTTTTAACAATCGTCGCAGAAGCACATCTAGAATTCTTTGGCTCACGCGAAAAGATTGCTCAAGGAAAAATGCAAATTGTTGATGGCATGGATTCTCATGGAATTCTACTTGCACCTGGAGATCCGATTATAGATCCTTACCTACCTGATAACCAAATGGTGATTCGATTTGGTGAAGGAGAAGAAATATTTGTTAAGGATATCAAAGAAGATAAAAATTCCTTAACATTTACAACCAATGTCCTTGATCAAGCAGTAACCCTACCATTATCAGGTAAATACAATGCAACCAATGCCATGATAGCGGCTTATGTCGGAAAATTATTAGCTGTCTCTGATGAAGATATTGTTGAGGCTTTGGAGTCAGTCCAATTAACAAAAAATCGGACAGAGTGGAAAAAGGCAGCAAATGGTGCGGATATTCTATCTGATGTTTATAATGCTAACCCGACAGCAATGCAACTCATTCTCGAAACTTTCTCTAACATCCCTAATAATCCGGATGGCAAGAAAATTGCTGTGCTTGCAGATATGAAAGAACTAGGACCTGACTCCGTTTCTTTGCATTCTAAACTGATAATGAGTCTGAGTCCAGAGAAAATCGATACATTAATTTTTTATGGACAAGACATTCAAGAACTGTCACAATTAGCTAGTCAGATGTTCCCAATTGGGCATGTTTATTTCTTCAAAAAAGATGAACAGCTGGATCAATTTGAAGAGCTCTGCCAATTAACAAAAGAAAAACTAGGACAAAATGACCAGATTCTTTTGAAAGGTAGCAATTCAATGCACCTCGATCGACTGGTAGAGTATTTAGAACTAAACAATTAA
- a CDS encoding folate family ECF transporter S component has product MNTYFHNPKLTPQRLVSLAMLIALSVIVSKFALPIIPKQLVVSLTFIVNSVIGMIAGPIWGFISLGLIDVVDNLSSGSGDFIIWWTLMEAIQGFFYGLFFYRRPLDTKKKFDWLYVTIATIVIMLIGTFILTPLLIQIYYGVPFWAQFIAGRWLKIFEIPLRVVITMAVLPAIQKIPELKKLSTT; this is encoded by the coding sequence ATGAATACTTATTTTCATAATCCAAAACTAACACCTCAAAGGTTAGTTTCCTTGGCTATGTTAATTGCACTTTCAGTAATCGTCAGTAAGTTTGCTTTGCCAATTATTCCAAAACAATTGGTAGTTAGTTTAACATTTATTGTCAATTCTGTAATTGGGATGATAGCTGGTCCGATTTGGGGATTTATTTCTCTTGGCTTAATCGATGTTGTCGATAACTTGTCCAGTGGTAGTGGTGACTTTATTATCTGGTGGACATTGATGGAGGCTATTCAAGGATTCTTTTATGGTCTATTTTTCTATCGTAGACCTCTAGACACTAAGAAAAAATTCGACTGGTTATATGTAACAATTGCAACAATTGTTATCATGTTAATTGGAACCTTTATTTTAACGCCATTACTAATCCAAATTTACTATGGAGTGCCATTTTGGGCACAGTTTATTGCTGGTCGATGGCTCAAAATATTTGAAATTCCACTTCGCGTAGTCATTACTATGGCTGTTTTACCAGCAATTCAGAAGATTCCTGAATTAAAGAAATTATCAACTACATAA
- a CDS encoding D-alanine--D-alanine ligase, whose translation MSKQTLVLLYGGRSAEREVSVLSAESVMRAINYDKFFVKTYFISQVGDFYKTQELSQKPDDNEKLMTNQSIEQSQLIKASDIYEENAVVFPVLHGPMGEDGSIQGFLEVLKMPYVGTNILSSSVAMDKITTKHVLASAGIPQVAFTVYIEGNDLDACMSETMEKLQFPIFVKPANMGSSVGISKAETEMELKEAIGLALKYDSRILIEQGVVAREIEVGLLGNNSVKSTFPGEVVKDVAFYDYQAKYIDNKITMAIPAEIDSEIVKEMRAYAEAAFKALGGCGLSRCDFFLTEDGHMYLNELNTMPGFTQWSMYPLLWENMGLVYSDLIEELVKLAIEMFEKRESHLI comes from the coding sequence ATGTCTAAGCAAACCCTTGTTTTACTCTATGGCGGTCGTTCTGCTGAACGCGAAGTTTCTGTGTTATCAGCAGAAAGCGTAATGAGAGCTATCAATTATGACAAATTCTTCGTAAAAACATATTTCATTTCACAAGTAGGTGATTTTTATAAAACGCAAGAATTAAGTCAAAAACCAGATGATAACGAAAAATTAATGACTAATCAAAGTATTGAGCAATCACAACTTATTAAAGCAAGTGATATTTATGAAGAAAATGCAGTTGTGTTCCCAGTACTCCATGGTCCAATGGGAGAAGATGGTTCAATTCAAGGATTTCTTGAAGTCTTAAAAATGCCATATGTTGGAACAAATATTTTATCTTCAAGTGTGGCAATGGATAAAATTACAACCAAACATGTTCTTGCATCAGCAGGTATTCCACAAGTAGCTTTTACAGTCTATATTGAAGGTAATGATTTAGATGCTTGTATGTCAGAAACAATGGAAAAATTACAATTCCCAATTTTTGTTAAACCGGCCAATATGGGTTCTTCAGTAGGAATCTCTAAAGCGGAAACTGAAATGGAATTAAAAGAAGCTATTGGCTTGGCACTGAAATATGACAGCCGTATTCTTATTGAGCAAGGTGTTGTTGCGCGTGAGATCGAGGTAGGTTTGCTTGGAAATAATTCGGTCAAGTCAACTTTCCCTGGTGAAGTTGTTAAAGATGTTGCTTTTTATGACTATCAAGCAAAATACATCGACAACAAAATTACAATGGCGATTCCCGCGGAGATTGATTCAGAAATCGTTAAAGAGATGAGAGCCTATGCAGAAGCTGCTTTTAAAGCACTAGGAGGTTGCGGACTATCTCGTTGTGATTTCTTTTTGACTGAAGATGGTCACATGTATCTCAACGAATTAAATACTATGCCAGGATTTACCCAATGGTCGATGTATCCATTACTTTGGGAAAATATGGGACTTGTATACTCAGATTTAATTGAAGAGTTAGTCAAACTAGCAATAGAAATGTTTGAAAAACGTGAAAGTCATTTAATATAA
- the recR gene encoding recombination mediator RecR, translating to MLYPTPIAKLIDSYSKLPGIGIKTATRLAFYTIGMSDEDVNDFAKNLLAAKRELTYCSICGNLTDDDPCGICTDPNRNQEIILVVEESKDVSAMEKIQEYHGLYHVLHGLISPMNGVGPDNINLKPLITRLMDGKVNEVIVATNATADGEATSMYISRVLKPAGIKVTRLARGLAVGSDIEYADEVTLLRAIENRTEL from the coding sequence GTGTTATATCCCACACCAATAGCAAAATTAATTGATAGTTATTCAAAGTTACCAGGAATTGGTATTAAAACAGCAACTCGTTTAGCATTTTATACAATTGGAATGAGTGATGAAGATGTCAATGATTTTGCCAAAAATTTATTAGCAGCAAAACGTGAATTAACTTACTGCTCTATTTGTGGAAATTTAACAGATGATGATCCTTGTGGAATCTGTACCGACCCAAATCGTAACCAAGAAATTATTCTTGTTGTTGAAGAATCAAAAGATGTTTCAGCTATGGAAAAGATTCAAGAATATCATGGGTTATATCATGTTCTTCATGGTCTAATTTCACCAATGAATGGTGTTGGTCCGGATAATATCAATTTAAAACCTTTAATTACGCGACTAATGGATGGGAAAGTTAATGAGGTTATCGTTGCTACAAATGCAACTGCTGATGGCGAAGCGACTTCTATGTATATTTCCCGTGTACTTAAGCCAGCCGGAATAAAAGTTACGCGGTTGGCTAGAGGATTAGCAGTAGGGTCCGATATCGAATATGCAGATGAAGTTACTTTACTGCGAGCTATCGAAAACAGAACAGAACTTTAA